In Ignavibacteriales bacterium, a single window of DNA contains:
- a CDS encoding T9SS type A sorting domain-containing protein, whose translation FIGVGGSVFAASDAQDGGVLVSNDNGDTWTKANNGIPYCFAYCFVANGPILFVGTGQGGVFLSTDVGASWIHSGVEWNFVMQFASKPNGLLFALTTGAGYGLYATQNKGDYWSGRPLASAWNPMSIAISGDEIFASSGLYGGMFRSIDDGMTWTEAGLPGKYVLNITVKSFGLGATKMFAGTNGQGAFLSVDNGTSWNPINTGLTSNYVRTFLISDSGIFAGTGDGVFRSTDDGTSWNPAGLTGNNISGLAMVGTDLFAWPRMSAAYRSTDQGSSWTPVMDNSTPVRITGIVATPNGGGDNNIIASTWGNGIVLSTDNGTTWTRTDTGLATQLSMAITLVGSDLYAGSWGQGVWRRPLAEVTTSVKEILESEIPKAVALEQNYPNPFNPVTTIRYQLPVNSRVTLKVFDVLGREVATLADEVEEAGYKSVTFNASILSSGVYYYRLSAGSYIETKKLLLLR comes from the coding sequence GTTCATTGGAGTTGGCGGATCGGTGTTTGCCGCATCGGACGCTCAAGATGGCGGTGTGCTTGTTTCCAATGACAACGGTGATACCTGGACAAAAGCCAATAATGGGATACCATACTGTTTTGCATATTGTTTTGTAGCGAACGGTCCGATACTATTTGTAGGGACTGGACAAGGAGGGGTATTTCTTTCGACTGATGTTGGTGCATCATGGATTCACTCCGGTGTTGAATGGAATTTTGTAATGCAATTTGCGAGTAAGCCAAATGGTCTGTTGTTTGCATTAACTACAGGAGCGGGGTATGGTCTCTACGCTACCCAAAATAAAGGTGACTATTGGAGTGGTAGGCCATTAGCTTCCGCATGGAACCCAATGTCGATTGCGATAAGTGGTGACGAAATCTTTGCCAGCTCTGGGCTTTACGGTGGGATGTTCCGTTCCATCGATGATGGAATGACCTGGACCGAGGCTGGTTTACCAGGCAAATATGTTTTGAACATCACCGTGAAATCCTTTGGGCTCGGTGCGACTAAAATGTTTGCCGGTACAAATGGGCAGGGAGCATTTCTTTCTGTAGATAATGGAACGAGTTGGAATCCGATCAACACGGGGTTAACCAGCAATTATGTTCGCACATTCCTCATCAGTGATTCAGGGATCTTCGCGGGAACCGGTGACGGGGTATTTCGTTCAACGGACGATGGAACAAGCTGGAACCCAGCCGGACTTACAGGTAACAACATCTCGGGGTTGGCAATGGTAGGGACCGATCTCTTTGCCTGGCCTCGTATGTCGGCAGCGTACCGATCAACCGATCAAGGTAGTAGTTGGACACCGGTGATGGACAACAGCACACCGGTGCGCATCACCGGCATTGTTGCTACGCCAAATGGTGGTGGTGACAATAACATTATCGCGAGCACTTGGGGAAACGGTATTGTATTGTCCACAGACAATGGTACTACGTGGACCAGGACCGACACCGGGCTTGCCACACAATTGTCCATGGCAATTACGCTGGTCGGATCAGATCTCTATGCCGGAAGTTGGGGACAGGGTGTGTGGCGAAGACCTTTGGCTGAAGTGACAACCTCTGTGAAAGAAATCCTTGAAAGCGAAATTCCAAAAGCGGTTGCCCTAGAACAAAATTATCCCAATCCATTTAATCCGGTAACAACCATCCGTTATCAGTTACCTGTTAATAGTCGTGTAACACTAAAAGTGTTTGATGTGCTTGGCAGAGAAGTAGCAACGCTTGCAGACGAAGTTGAAGAAGCAGGTTACAAGTCGGTGACGTTCAATGCAAGCATATTATCGAGTGGAGTTTATTATTATCGTTTATCGGCTGGAAGTTATATTGAAACGAAGAAATTATTACTGCTTAGATAA